Proteins found in one Enterococcus sp. 9D6_DIV0238 genomic segment:
- a CDS encoding HAD hydrolase family protein produces the protein MNVVFCDIDGTFQEMGQEIPQVNFDAIYALQKQGDHFVFISGRGFAQLEELMNQLDSECDMIFSNGGGHKLVGQPVEYNHCLPLDECKKAITILEDRNIFYHLHTNEGIILKPVENYEDNILALREKLAPMGDIGKQIMDFKENFFKTECNHVEDPLAYLVEHPEVKVMKIELMEASDAEHENLRRLLGSDTAYVFSSFTQCLEVVDPKSSKGYAINEFMSAYPDAVSYGIGDGENDLAMLEAVDVSLAVGNALDIVKEQCDRVIGDCADGGVGKFIFEELIK, from the coding sequence GTGAACGTTGTTTTTTGTGATATAGATGGTACTTTTCAAGAGATGGGTCAAGAAATTCCGCAAGTTAATTTTGACGCAATTTATGCGCTTCAAAAACAAGGAGATCATTTTGTGTTTATCAGTGGACGTGGTTTTGCGCAATTAGAAGAATTGATGAATCAGCTTGATAGTGAATGTGATATGATTTTTAGTAATGGTGGTGGTCACAAATTAGTCGGTCAGCCAGTTGAGTATAACCATTGTTTGCCTTTGGATGAATGCAAAAAAGCGATCACGATTTTGGAGGATCGCAACATTTTTTATCATCTTCATACGAACGAAGGAATCATTTTAAAACCAGTAGAGAATTATGAAGATAATATTTTAGCTTTGAGAGAAAAACTTGCGCCAATGGGAGACATTGGAAAGCAAATCATGGATTTTAAAGAAAACTTCTTTAAAACAGAATGCAATCATGTAGAGGATCCATTGGCCTATTTAGTAGAGCATCCTGAGGTGAAAGTAATGAAGATCGAATTGATGGAAGCAAGTGATGCCGAACATGAGAATTTACGTAGATTATTGGGAAGCGATACCGCGTATGTCTTTTCTTCATTTACGCAGTGTCTAGAAGTTGTCGATCCAAAAAGCAGCAAAGGTTATGCGATCAATGAATTTATGAGTGCTTATCCAGATGCGGTCAGCTATGGCATTGGAGACGGAGAAAATGATTTGGCGATGCTGGAAGCTGTTGATGTTTCGCTTGCGGTGGGTAACGCGTTGGATATCGTCAAAGAACAATGTGATCGAGTGATTGGCGACTGCGCTGATGGAGGCGTGGGAAAATTTATTTTTGAAGAATTAATAAAATAA
- a CDS encoding MerR family transcriptional regulator, with protein sequence MEYTIKKVAELSGISTRTLRYYDEIGLLNPARINSSGYRIYGTKEIDRLQQILFYRSLEMKLEDIQKLLNDPHYDPQKALQEHYEQLLEKRTMIDHLILTVEKTIHYQKGEINMTDKEKFIGFKQQKLQENEERYGKEIREKYGEETVAASNKQWLNLSEAEVEKMERIEKEMFDALKIVIQTNEYQSDEAKTVFSKHREWLMITSPNYSVEMHRGLGQMYVGDERFAAYYNDRVGDRAAETLNQIIQEFAK encoded by the coding sequence ATGGAATATACAATCAAAAAAGTTGCTGAATTATCCGGAATCAGTACACGAACATTACGCTACTATGACGAAATCGGCTTATTGAACCCTGCGCGCATCAATTCTTCCGGTTATCGTATATATGGTACAAAAGAAATCGATCGTCTTCAGCAAATTCTTTTTTACCGCTCGCTAGAGATGAAGCTTGAGGATATCCAAAAGTTGTTAAATGATCCTCATTATGATCCTCAAAAAGCATTACAGGAACACTATGAGCAGCTTTTAGAAAAACGAACGATGATCGATCATCTGATCCTGACTGTAGAAAAAACGATCCACTATCAAAAAGGAGAGATAAATATGACTGATAAAGAAAAATTTATTGGCTTTAAACAACAAAAGCTACAAGAAAATGAAGAACGATATGGAAAAGAAATCCGTGAAAAATACGGAGAAGAAACTGTAGCCGCTTCAAATAAGCAGTGGCTAAATTTAAGTGAAGCAGAAGTTGAAAAAATGGAGCGCATTGAAAAAGAAATGTTTGATGCTTTGAAAATAGTCATACAAACAAACGAGTATCAATCGGATGAAGCAAAAACTGTATTTTCAAAACACAGAGAATGGCTGATGATCACTTCCCCTAACTATTCTGTTGAAATGCACAGAGGACTAGGTCAAATGTATGTTGGCGATGAACGTTTTGCTGCTTATTACAATGATCGTGTTGGTGACAGAGCTGCCGAAACATTGAATCAGATCATCCAAGAGTTTGCGAAATAG